One window of the Salvia splendens isolate huo1 chromosome 1, SspV2, whole genome shotgun sequence genome contains the following:
- the LOC121743806 gene encoding enhancer of rudimentary homolog: protein MSNRHTIILMQTSQHRGSRTFMDYESISQAMDGICGLYERKLKDLNPAIRNITYDISDLYNFIDGLADLSALVYDHSIQAYLPYDRQWIKQKTLQHLKKLAQ, encoded by the exons ATG TCTAATAGGCATACTATTATTCTGATGCAAACATCCCAACACAGAGGATCCCGCACGTTCATGGACTATGAGTCGATCAGCCAAGCAATGGATG GAATATGTGGACTATATGAACGAAAACTGAAGGATCTAAATCCAGCCATAAGAAATATCACATATGATATCTCAGATCTGTACAATTTCATTGACGGACTTGCTGATTTGAGTGCATTAGT CTATGATCACTCAATTCAGGCATATCTTCCATACGATAGACAATGGATCAAGCAGAAAACGTTGCAGCACTTGAAGAAATTGGCTCAGTGA
- the LOC121803449 gene encoding uncharacterized protein LOC121803449, producing the protein MWSSVIEVLEHVYEDGTNPDNRGISKTLSIRLGSYDFVFILHLMIELLGSTNDLSTVLQLRDQNIIQALSLIDTTKRTLKDFRENGWNQFLRQAEEFCLTNSIDVINMDDTVKFGARMKRGKRVTNYHHYKVEVYCQVLDLPIQEMENRFPEMNSEMLICMNCLSPRNSFASFNIDKLVRLAELYPDDFSCTECLTLPYQLKTYISDIVDKGEFSNIEDLGNLAKILVATTKDQAFPLVYHLIEFALILPVAIASVERVFSSMKLIKTALRNRMGDDWMNDILVVYTEREIFNKIENDDILRRFQEMATRIN; encoded by the exons ATGTGGTCATCGGTTATTGAAGTGCTTGAACATGTGTATGAAGATGGTACTAATCCGGATAATAGAGGCATATCAAAAACATTGAGTATAAGGCTTGGGAGCTATGACTTTGTGTTTATTTTACACTTGATGATAGAGTTGCTTGGGTCAACAAATGATTTGTCAACAGTTTTGCAActaagggatcaaaatataaTTCAAGCTCTATCTTTGATTGATACAACTAAAAGGACTTTAAAAGACTTTAGGGAGAATGGATGGAACCAATTCCTGAGACAAGCTGAAGAGTTTTGTCTGACTAATTCCATTGATGTCATCAATATGGATGATACCGTCAAGTTTGGTGCGCGAATGAAGCGAGGCAAACGCGTTACTAATTATCATCACTACAAGGTGGAGGTTTACTGTCAG GTTCTTGATTTACCTATTCAAGAGATGGAAAATCGTTTCCCAGAAATGAATTCAGAAATGCTTATTTGCATGAATTGCCTTAGTCCAAGAAACTCCTTTGCTAGCTTCAATATCGACAAGTTGGTCCGTCTCGCAGAACTTTATCCTGATGATTTTTCGTGCACTGAATGTTTGACTCTTCCCTATCAACTTAAAACTTATATCAGTGATATAGTTGATAAAGGCGAATTCTCCAATATTGAAGATTTGGGAAATCTAGCAAAGATTTTGGTTGCTACCACAAAAGATCAAGCTTTTCCCTTGGTGTACCATTTGATTGAGTTTGCTCTGATCCTTCCTGTTGCGATAGCTTCTGTCGAGAGAGTATTTTCTTCGATGAAACTTATCAAGACTGCTTTGAGAAATAGAATGGGAGACGATTGGATGAATGATATCTTGGTTGTATATACTGAGAGGGAAATTtttaacaaaattgaaaatgatgACATTCTTCGACGGTTTCAAGAAATGGCGACACGTATCAACTAG